A window of the Gossypium arboreum isolate Shixiya-1 chromosome 2, ASM2569848v2, whole genome shotgun sequence genome harbors these coding sequences:
- the LOC108465703 gene encoding uncharacterized protein LOC108465703, with product MATAGYHTRSNSFPSRAHPLTSEVDEHLSRLASSESASTSSSLNQNLGRLQDLHDCTEKLLLLPLTQQILSHEQQGKYVDELLNGSLGLLDVFTTAKDALLQVKERTVELQSILRRKRGARKGFANDVRKYLSSKKAAKREILKALKNLKHKESPALNETCATVSVLREVQAVTLSVLESLFSFTFGVQKESHRSPCEGEQHINEMANAEASLLSLATSKTDLMQIEKVQNELKLSEYCLQDFEEGLEDLLRGLIKIRVNILNILNN from the exons ATGGCTACCGCCGGTTACCACACTCGTTCCAATAGCTTTCCCTCTCGAGCCCACCCTCTTACTTCCGAGGTTGATGAGCATTTGAGCAGATTGGCATCGTCTGAGTCGGCATCTACATCGTCGTCCTTAAACCAAAACCTCGGTAGACTTCAAGATTTACATGATTGCACTGAGAAACTGCTTCTGCTACCCCTGACTCAACAAATCTTATCCCATGAACAGCAAGGGAAATATGTCGATGAGCTGTTGAATGGATCTCTTGGGCTTTTAGATGTATTCACCACTGCCAAGGATGCCTTATTGCAAGTAAAGGAACGCACCGTAGAACTTCAATCTATCTTGCGCCGAAAGAGAGGTGCTAGAAAAGGATTTGCTAATGATGTTAGAAAATACTTGAGCTCTAAGAAGGCAGCTAAAAGGGAAATCTTGAAGGCCCTGAAGAATTTGAAGCACAAGGAAAGCCCCGCTTTGAACGAGACCTGTGCCACTGTTAGCGTCTTAAGGGAGGTGCAAGCAGTCACTCTTAGCGTGCTAGAATCCTTGTTCTCCTTTACTTTTGGGGTCCAGAAAGAATCACATAGGAGCCCCTG CGAAGGAGAACAGCATATCAATGAAATGGCAAATGCCGAAGCTTCACTGCTGTCCCTTGCAACGAGCAAAACTGACCTTATGCAAATCGAGAAAGTTCAGAATGAACTCAAATTATCAGAGTATTGCCTTCAAGACTTCGAAGAAGGGCTTGAGGATCTACTTAGGGGGCTGATCAAAATCAGAGTCAATATTCTCAACATACTCAACAATTAA